One region of Microbacterium rhizosphaerae genomic DNA includes:
- a CDS encoding HU family DNA-binding protein, whose amino-acid sequence MADKSITKTELVASIASATGQSQSAVSGVLDSLFATVSDAVAKGNKVSIPGWIAFEQVETAARTGRNPQTGEEIKIPAGKRVKVTAGSKLKASVK is encoded by the coding sequence ATGGCTGACAAGTCCATCACCAAGACCGAGCTCGTCGCGAGCATCGCCAGCGCCACCGGGCAGAGCCAGTCCGCCGTCTCGGGCGTGCTCGACTCGCTGTTCGCCACCGTTTCCGACGCGGTCGCCAAGGGGAACAAGGTCTCGATCCCCGGCTGGATCGCCTTCGAGCAGGTCGAGACGGCCGCCCGCACCGGCCGCAACCCGCAGACCGGCGAGGAGATCAAGATCCCCGCGGGCAAGCGCGTCAAGGTCACCGCCGGCTCGAAGCTCAAGGCGTCGGTCAAGTAA